One Acidiferrobacter thiooxydans DNA window includes the following coding sequences:
- a CDS encoding sugar ABC transporter — translation MIYTVECSFTDPASEAEWNEFYSLAKLPALISVRGFHTSQRFKALTAGCPVYLAVHSINNLEILQGDEYRQKGGGNFSRWQQHITDWHRNLYGGLDRAPAIGANEYLVVSAIGPDPFIKMGLTPYQMQAIALDKFPEYRWLAKLGRSVEAGIEDLPKGVYLYAPMTEQLTSRGDGNPKTSR, via the coding sequence ATGATCTATACAGTAGAATGCAGCTTCACCGATCCGGCTAGCGAGGCGGAGTGGAACGAGTTTTATAGTCTGGCAAAATTGCCAGCGCTTATTTCGGTGCGGGGATTCCATACCTCACAGCGCTTCAAAGCCTTGACCGCCGGTTGTCCTGTTTATCTTGCCGTTCACTCGATCAACAATCTCGAGATTTTGCAAGGGGATGAGTATCGCCAGAAAGGCGGTGGCAATTTCTCGCGCTGGCAACAACACATCACGGATTGGCATAGAAATCTCTACGGTGGCCTTGACCGCGCACCTGCTATCGGCGCAAACGAGTATCTAGTGGTGAGCGCAATCGGCCCCGATCCCTTTATCAAGATGGGCCTCACGCCTTATCAGATGCAGGCCATCGCATTGGATAAGTTTCCTGAATACCGGTGGCTGGCCAAATTAGGCCGTTCCGTCGAGGCCGGTATCGAAGATCTACCGAAGGGTGTCTATCTCTATGCGCCGATGACGGAGCAATTGACGAGCCGCGGTGACGGCAATCCCAAAACGTCACGGTAG
- a CDS encoding class I SAM-dependent methyltransferase, which translates to MPGKASAAHKGTTLTQDAASYDAWYESPRGRWIGTTEFALLAAALGAREGETLLDVGCGSGWFTRRFARQGLAVTGLDVRSDWLSFARAQPGPAGQWVAGDGRALPFADDTFDHVVSIAALCFISDERRAVAEIVRVTRRHFAIGWLNRTSLLYRAKGRHGGQGAYRGARWHDAREVKALFSGMAVRGISIRSAVFLPSAGPVARLAERILPRTLPLGALIVVCGEKRQ; encoded by the coding sequence ATGCCGGGCAAGGCATCAGCGGCACACAAAGGCACGACCCTGACCCAGGACGCCGCTTCCTACGACGCCTGGTATGAAAGCCCACGCGGCCGATGGATTGGTACCACGGAATTCGCGCTGCTGGCTGCGGCCCTGGGTGCGCGCGAAGGCGAGACGCTGCTGGATGTCGGTTGCGGCAGCGGGTGGTTCACCCGCCGATTCGCGCGCCAGGGTTTGGCGGTGACGGGCCTCGATGTCCGCAGCGACTGGCTGTCCTTTGCGCGTGCCCAGCCGGGTCCCGCCGGGCAATGGGTGGCAGGGGACGGTCGGGCCTTGCCGTTCGCGGACGACACCTTCGACCATGTCGTATCGATTGCCGCGTTATGCTTCATAAGCGACGAACGACGGGCGGTGGCGGAAATCGTGCGGGTGACGCGGCGGCACTTCGCCATCGGGTGGCTGAATCGCACGAGTCTGCTCTATCGTGCGAAGGGGCGACATGGCGGACAAGGCGCCTACCGGGGGGCCCGGTGGCACGATGCGCGCGAAGTGAAGGCGCTGTTTTCGGGGATGGCGGTGCGCGGGATCAGCATCCGCTCCGCGGTATTCTTGCCATCCGCCGGGCCCGTGGCGCGGCTTGCCGAGCGCATACTCCCCCGCACTTTGCCGCTGGGCGCCTTGATCGTGGTCTGCGGTGAAAAGAGGCAATAG
- a CDS encoding rod shape-determining protein, which yields MFGRLRSYFSNDLAIDLGTANTLIYVRDKGIILNEPSVVAIRQEFGSRGGRNILAVGMEAKRMLGRTPGSIQAIRPMKDGVIADFTVTGEMLKYFIRKVHERRIFQPSPRIVICVPCGSTQVERRAIRESAQKAGASEVYLIEEPMAAAIGADLPIAEPTGSMVLDIGGGTSEVGVISLGGLVYSTSLRIAGDKMDEAIISYVRRKYGLLIGEATAEKIKKDIGTAWQNSEVRQMEVKGRHIADGVPRSLVLNSKEVHLALSEGLAGIVAAIRLALEQTPPELGADIAEKGLVVTGGGALLRDIDRMLMEETGLPIVITDDPLTCVARGCGRALQEMEVLGDVFAYE from the coding sequence ATGTTTGGACGGCTCCGATCCTACTTCTCCAACGACCTTGCCATAGACCTCGGCACCGCCAACACCCTCATCTATGTCCGGGACAAGGGCATTATCCTGAACGAGCCGTCGGTGGTCGCCATCAGGCAGGAATTCGGGTCGCGGGGCGGGCGAAACATTCTCGCGGTCGGCATGGAGGCCAAACGCATGTTGGGCCGCACGCCCGGCAGCATTCAGGCCATTCGCCCCATGAAAGACGGCGTCATCGCGGACTTTACCGTAACCGGCGAGATGCTCAAATATTTCATACGTAAGGTCCACGAACGGCGCATCTTTCAGCCGAGCCCGCGTATCGTCATCTGCGTCCCTTGCGGGTCCACCCAGGTCGAACGGCGGGCGATTCGTGAATCGGCGCAAAAGGCCGGGGCGAGCGAGGTCTATCTGATCGAGGAACCGATGGCCGCGGCCATAGGCGCGGACCTGCCGATTGCCGAGCCGACCGGCTCCATGGTGCTCGACATAGGGGGAGGAACCAGCGAGGTCGGTGTCATATCGCTCGGCGGACTTGTCTATTCGACGTCGCTGCGTATCGCCGGCGACAAGATGGACGAGGCGATCATAAGCTATGTGCGCCGCAAATACGGCCTGCTGATCGGCGAGGCGACTGCCGAGAAGATCAAGAAGGACATAGGGACCGCCTGGCAAAACAGCGAGGTCCGGCAGATGGAGGTCAAGGGACGCCATATCGCCGACGGGGTGCCTCGCAGCCTGGTGCTCAACAGCAAGGAGGTCCATCTCGCGTTGAGCGAGGGTCTGGCGGGCATCGTCGCCGCCATCCGGCTGGCGCTGGAACAGACCCCCCCGGAACTGGGCGCCGACATCGCCGAGAAGGGGCTCGTGGTCACAGGCGGCGGCGCCCTGCTCCGCGACATCGACCGCATGCTGATGGAGGAGACCGGGCTACCGATCGTGATCACCGACGACCCCTTGACCTGCGTTGCCCGCGGCTGTGGCCGCGCCTTGCAGGAAATGGAGGTCCTGGGGGACGTATTCGCGTACGAGTAA
- the gatC gene encoding Asp-tRNA(Asn)/Glu-tRNA(Gln) amidotransferase subunit GatC, which produces MDAKDIEKVAHLARLGLSGAEREAYAQDLSRILDLVSHMNAVATDGVEPMTHPDTAGLRLRADAVHQEIDRNQLMAVAPEARDGLYLVPRVIE; this is translated from the coding sequence TTGGACGCGAAAGATATCGAAAAGGTGGCGCACCTCGCCCGTCTGGGTTTGAGTGGGGCGGAGCGGGAGGCCTACGCGCAGGATCTGTCCCGGATACTCGATCTGGTGTCGCACATGAATGCCGTCGCCACCGATGGGGTGGAGCCCATGACCCACCCCGATACGGCCGGCCTCAGGCTGCGCGCGGATGCGGTTCATCAGGAAATCGACCGCAACCAGCTCATGGCCGTGGCCCCTGAGGCCCGCGACGGCCTCTATCTCGTGCCCAGGGTCATCGAGTGA
- a CDS encoding CoB--CoM heterodisulfide reductase iron-sulfur subunit A family protein, which translates to MADVVATHETIVVVGGGISGMTAAVEAAETGKNVILLERTPSLGGRVNQLYKYFPKLCHPTCGMEINLRRLRANKRIKVLTLAEITKVEGHAGDYKISVTLHPRYVNDHCTACGACGEAVSAEIPNPFNYGMSRMKAAYLPSLMAYPQRYVIDPSILGTPDAEKARDACKYGAVDLDMKAEVITLSAGAVVWATGWRPYDAGKIQPYGYDRFDNVITSVEFERLSDPRGPTGGRIVRPSDGKEAKNVAFIQCAGSRDRNHLKHCSRICCMASLKQTTYMRERFGDEAQSTVYYIDIRAIDRFEDFYQKVQADSTVRFVKSKVANITEDEATGDVILHGVDTEGYHRYDNRHDLCVLAIGMEPSVNIKAIADVAVDASGFIEMGATDGGLFGAGCAANALDVNRSVQSATASVLRAVQVVNRVAKAEG; encoded by the coding sequence ATGGCGGACGTAGTTGCAACACATGAGACCATCGTGGTGGTCGGTGGCGGCATCAGCGGAATGACCGCAGCCGTCGAGGCCGCTGAAACCGGCAAGAACGTCATCCTGCTCGAACGAACGCCTTCGCTCGGAGGCCGCGTCAACCAACTCTATAAGTATTTCCCGAAATTGTGCCACCCGACTTGCGGCATGGAGATCAACCTTCGCCGCCTGCGCGCCAACAAGCGCATCAAGGTCCTGACTCTGGCCGAGATCACGAAGGTGGAGGGGCACGCGGGCGATTACAAGATCTCCGTTACCCTCCATCCCCGCTATGTCAATGACCATTGCACCGCCTGCGGCGCCTGCGGCGAAGCGGTTTCCGCCGAGATCCCAAACCCCTTCAACTACGGGATGAGCCGCATGAAGGCCGCCTATCTGCCTTCGCTCATGGCCTATCCCCAGCGCTACGTCATCGATCCGTCCATACTGGGAACCCCTGACGCCGAGAAGGCCCGGGATGCGTGCAAGTACGGCGCCGTCGATCTCGACATGAAGGCGGAGGTGATCACTTTAAGCGCCGGGGCGGTGGTGTGGGCGACTGGCTGGCGTCCCTATGATGCCGGCAAGATTCAGCCTTACGGCTACGATCGGTTTGATAATGTCATCACGAGCGTCGAGTTCGAGCGGCTGTCAGATCCGCGGGGTCCCACGGGAGGGCGTATCGTCCGTCCATCCGACGGCAAAGAGGCCAAGAACGTGGCGTTTATCCAGTGCGCAGGGTCTCGCGACCGCAATCACTTAAAGCATTGCTCGCGCATCTGCTGCATGGCATCGCTGAAGCAGACGACCTATATGCGTGAGCGTTTCGGCGACGAGGCGCAGTCCACCGTTTATTACATCGACATCCGCGCCATCGACCGCTTCGAAGATTTTTACCAGAAGGTGCAGGCCGATTCGACGGTGCGTTTCGTGAAATCCAAGGTGGCCAATATCACCGAGGACGAAGCGACGGGTGACGTCATATTGCATGGGGTCGATACCGAAGGTTACCACCGCTATGACAACCGCCACGACCTGTGCGTATTGGCGATCGGCATGGAACCAAGCGTGAACATCAAGGCTATCGCCGATGTCGCGGTCGATGCCAGCGGCTTTATCGAGATGGGCGCGACAGATGGCGGCCTGTTCGGTGCTGGATGCGCGGCCAACGCGCTCGATGTAAACCGGTCGGTGCAGAGTGCCACGGCAAGTGTCTTGCGCGCTGTGCAGGTGGTGAACCGCGTGGCGAAGGCGGAGGGTTAG
- a CDS encoding LysR substrate-binding domain-containing protein: protein MRRKIPSNAALIAFEAAARHGSFARAADELSLTEGAISRQIGRLEAFLGVTLFERIGNRVRVLPHGERYAAQVREILDRLHRDSQYLMGQPSGSASLDIATIPTFAMRWLIPRLSRFRQKHPNITVHLTERLEPFVLAGSGFDAAIHFEHAAWTGMRTYSLLHEVLIPVCHPALLKESKGGTAALDTLPRLHRRQNPDAWQHYSQDTGIALTSPAIGARYDLHAMLIEAAVAGLGVALVPRFYVEAELAQGRLVAPWPDGKSISKTFCLVLPEPIGLSGEPVQAFAQWLLGEAMSGSGREPPDVWSGGCFTTMTGHRPCGLQGAAGNEHETQAMS from the coding sequence ATGCGCCGGAAGATCCCCAGCAACGCGGCACTGATAGCATTCGAGGCCGCGGCCCGTCATGGCAGTTTCGCCCGCGCGGCGGACGAGTTGTCCCTGACCGAGGGAGCAATCAGCCGCCAGATCGGGCGACTGGAAGCCTTCCTCGGTGTCACGCTGTTTGAGCGAATCGGAAATCGCGTTAGGGTCCTGCCCCATGGGGAGCGATACGCGGCTCAAGTCCGCGAGATACTCGATCGCCTGCACCGCGACAGCCAGTACCTGATGGGGCAACCGAGCGGTAGCGCAAGCCTCGATATTGCCACTATCCCGACTTTCGCGATGAGATGGCTCATTCCCCGCTTGTCACGATTCCGGCAGAAGCACCCCAATATCACCGTGCATCTTACCGAACGATTGGAGCCTTTCGTCCTCGCCGGAAGCGGGTTCGATGCCGCAATCCATTTCGAGCATGCGGCGTGGACAGGAATGCGCACGTACAGTCTGCTGCATGAGGTGCTCATTCCGGTTTGTCATCCCGCCCTTCTGAAAGAAAGTAAAGGGGGGACTGCCGCACTGGACACTTTGCCGCGCCTGCACCGACGGCAAAACCCCGATGCCTGGCAACACTATTCGCAGGACACCGGTATCGCACTGACCAGTCCCGCGATTGGGGCGCGCTACGACCTTCACGCGATGCTGATCGAGGCGGCAGTGGCCGGCCTCGGTGTGGCCCTCGTGCCGCGCTTTTACGTTGAGGCCGAACTGGCGCAGGGGCGGTTGGTCGCTCCGTGGCCAGACGGGAAGAGCATCTCCAAAACGTTCTGCCTCGTTCTTCCCGAACCTATCGGATTGAGCGGAGAGCCCGTGCAAGCGTTTGCTCAATGGTTGCTAGGCGAAGCGATGTCCGGCTCCGGGCGGGAACCGCCCGATGTGTGGAGTGGTGGATGTTTCACCACAATGACCGGCCATAGGCCATGCGGCCTACAAGGTGCGGCCGGCAATGAGCACGAAACTCAAGCCATGTCGTAA
- a CDS encoding nitric oxide reductase activation protein NorD, with amino-acid sequence MTDSKPFTASELEDWLDEELDAALSLRRTSRTAAAALAQLARDQQDFARHWIAIIAKTNPELAFHFANRAAEGLKRMAMDDAEAWIIQAMDVYDKMGLYPAITALSEVEAFAAARAQRARAVTLEEIGPVLELFLQALSGRPLKLEAGESAFTDTARMYLPAVIAVLPTRAENLRLYKVLAAHLWAQTWFGTFPGNHPARLLEYCQSLPDAAYARDLFHALETIRLDACLARELPGLYRELCALEERPPAPASWRPWIARLETANATVDDTYQAVAALYGEPLPRPRLYQGVLDPAAVATTLAGRLEQERAALQKALKTILEGKTTAPEERRFAVHKDETGRQDPTLFLDGQALVAPPEVRALMQSIVQDLGDIPDEYLVAAGDGAYAMESARKPEDVWKGTYHEEGAFHYNEWDYKRQHYRKEWCVLREIDVHPVDEPFVAQTLRKYAGLAARLRKTFEALRGEHATQRRQKHGDDIDFDALVQGFADLRSGRELPDGLFLRNRRFARNIAVMFMVDMSGSTKGWINDAERESLVLLCEALEILGDRYAIYGFSGITRKRCEMYRVKRFEDPYDDKVRARITGMKPQDYTRMGVAIRHLCGLLNGVEARTKLLITLSDGKPDDYDGYRGEYGIEDTRQALLEAKRDDIHAFCITIDTDARDYLPHMYGAANYVQIDDVRKLPLKISDIYRHLTS; translated from the coding sequence ATGACCGATTCTAAGCCCTTCACCGCCTCCGAACTCGAGGACTGGCTGGATGAGGAGCTCGATGCGGCATTGTCATTGCGCCGCACCAGCCGGACGGCCGCGGCCGCGCTCGCGCAGCTTGCCCGCGACCAGCAGGATTTCGCCCGTCACTGGATCGCCATCATCGCCAAAACCAATCCCGAGCTCGCCTTTCATTTTGCCAATCGCGCGGCCGAGGGCCTAAAGCGCATGGCCATGGATGACGCCGAGGCCTGGATCATCCAGGCCATGGATGTCTACGACAAGATGGGACTTTATCCGGCCATCACCGCCTTAAGTGAGGTGGAAGCGTTTGCCGCGGCGCGCGCGCAGCGCGCCCGCGCCGTGACCCTGGAGGAGATCGGGCCGGTCCTCGAGCTCTTTTTGCAGGCGCTTTCCGGAAGGCCGCTCAAGCTCGAAGCGGGGGAGTCCGCCTTTACCGACACCGCGCGCATGTATCTCCCGGCGGTGATCGCGGTACTGCCGACGCGTGCCGAGAACCTGCGCCTCTACAAGGTCCTGGCCGCCCATCTCTGGGCACAGACCTGGTTTGGAACGTTTCCGGGCAACCACCCCGCCCGCCTCCTGGAGTACTGTCAGTCGTTGCCGGACGCCGCCTACGCCCGGGACCTCTTTCATGCCCTGGAGACCATTCGTCTCGACGCCTGTCTTGCGCGCGAGCTGCCCGGGCTCTACCGGGAACTCTGCGCCCTCGAGGAGCGCCCCCCGGCACCGGCCTCATGGAGACCCTGGATCGCCCGGCTCGAGACGGCCAACGCCACCGTTGACGATACCTACCAGGCCGTGGCCGCGCTTTACGGGGAACCCCTGCCGAGGCCCCGCCTCTATCAGGGAGTGCTCGACCCGGCGGCAGTGGCCACGACGCTTGCCGGACGCCTGGAACAGGAACGCGCGGCGCTGCAAAAGGCCTTGAAGACAATCCTGGAGGGTAAAACGACCGCACCGGAGGAGCGGCGGTTTGCGGTCCACAAAGACGAGACCGGCCGTCAGGACCCCACCCTTTTCCTGGATGGCCAGGCGTTGGTCGCGCCGCCGGAGGTGCGCGCCCTGATGCAATCCATCGTCCAGGACCTCGGCGATATCCCAGACGAGTATCTGGTGGCCGCCGGCGACGGGGCCTACGCGATGGAAAGCGCCCGCAAACCGGAAGACGTCTGGAAGGGAACCTATCACGAAGAGGGCGCATTTCATTACAACGAATGGGATTACAAGCGCCAGCATTACCGCAAGGAATGGTGCGTCTTGCGCGAGATCGATGTCCATCCCGTGGACGAACCGTTTGTCGCACAGACCTTGCGGAAATATGCCGGCCTCGCCGCGCGGCTACGCAAGACCTTCGAGGCGCTGCGCGGGGAACACGCCACCCAGAGACGCCAGAAACACGGCGACGACATCGATTTCGACGCCTTGGTCCAGGGGTTCGCAGACCTGCGTTCGGGTCGCGAACTTCCGGACGGGCTATTTCTGCGTAACAGACGGTTCGCGCGCAATATCGCCGTCATGTTCATGGTCGACATGAGCGGGTCGACGAAGGGCTGGATCAATGATGCCGAGCGCGAGTCACTGGTGCTGTTGTGCGAGGCCCTGGAGATCCTGGGAGACCGGTATGCCATTTACGGGTTCTCGGGCATCACGCGTAAACGCTGCGAGATGTATCGCGTAAAGCGCTTCGAAGACCCCTATGACGACAAGGTCCGCGCACGCATCACCGGCATGAAGCCCCAGGACTATACGCGCATGGGGGTTGCGATCCGCCACCTCTGCGGCCTGCTCAACGGTGTGGAGGCGCGCACCAAGCTGCTCATCACGCTGTCAGACGGCAAACCTGATGATTATGACGGCTACCGAGGCGAATACGGCATAGAGGACACGCGTCAGGCGCTGCTCGAGGCCAAACGCGATGACATCCATGCCTTTTGCATCACCATCGACACCGACGCGCGCGATTATCTGCCGCACATGTACGGCGCCGCCAACTATGTGCAGATCGACGACGTACGCAAGCTCCCCTTGAAGATATCGGACATCTATCGCCACCTCACAAGCTAA
- the mreC gene encoding rod shape-determining protein MreC codes for MGTFLGWSVKRPSNLAKLILFACASVALMVMDAHHNRDVRAVRGTILRAGHPLQELTALPFALIHDARRDLRLNSRLRQENARLRARARRLEIEASRLAALRLEVRHLTALLHGSAIPGYRAGLARVLDVGSGPFKQHLTLDEGRNDHVFIGQAVIDAHGIVGQVVSVNRDTSEVMLITDPDSGVPVISERNGLRAIVFGTGSLHRVKIPYLTVTADIRPGDVFVSSGLGGIYPPGYPVARVTKVTSNPNLAFLNVRAVPLAHLTYHTHVLLLWPRAQTGARDTHHG; via the coding sequence ATGGGCACATTTCTAGGCTGGTCTGTCAAGCGGCCGTCCAATCTCGCCAAGCTGATTCTGTTCGCCTGCGCGTCCGTGGCCCTGATGGTGATGGATGCCCACCATAACCGCGACGTGCGCGCAGTGCGTGGCACCATCCTGCGCGCCGGCCACCCCCTTCAGGAACTCACGGCGCTGCCCTTCGCGCTGATACACGACGCCCGCCGGGATCTGCGTCTCAATAGCCGCCTGCGCCAGGAAAACGCGCGTCTCAGGGCGCGCGCGCGGCGCCTGGAGATCGAGGCGTCCCGGCTCGCCGCCCTGCGTCTTGAGGTCAGGCACCTGACCGCCCTGCTCCATGGGTCCGCGATCCCCGGCTACCGCGCGGGTCTCGCGCGCGTCCTGGATGTGGGTTCGGGCCCCTTCAAGCAGCATCTGACCCTGGATGAGGGACGGAACGACCATGTATTCATCGGACAGGCCGTCATCGACGCGCACGGCATAGTGGGGCAGGTGGTGTCGGTGAACCGGGACACCAGCGAGGTGATGCTGATCACAGACCCCGACAGCGGGGTACCGGTGATCTCCGAGCGCAACGGCCTGCGCGCCATCGTCTTTGGGACCGGATCACTCCACCGCGTGAAGATCCCCTACCTGACGGTGACGGCCGATATCCGTCCAGGCGACGTTTTTGTGAGTTCGGGGCTCGGAGGCATCTACCCGCCAGGCTACCCGGTGGCGCGCGTCACAAAGGTCACGAGCAACCCCAATCTCGCCTTCCTGAATGTCCGCGCCGTGCCGCTTGCGCACCTCACCTATCACACGCACGTGTTGCTGCTATGGCCGCGCGCACAAACCGGGGCACGGGACACGCATCATGGATAA
- a CDS encoding glutaredoxin family protein, with the protein MKGLESVIAITPWGRGMGRRLRPFSVTLQAMDILFYHRPDCHLCEDMARALAPLAAELGVTVRAVDIESDPDLEARYGLKVPVLVHGDTEICCYRLDEGAVRRAVDAKKATH; encoded by the coding sequence GTGAAGGGCTTAGAATCGGTCATCGCCATCACCCCCTGGGGCCGTGGGATGGGCCGGCGCTTGCGGCCCTTTTCTGTTACCCTTCAGGCTATGGACATCCTCTTTTATCATCGTCCCGATTGCCACCTCTGCGAGGACATGGCCCGTGCCTTGGCGCCGCTTGCGGCCGAGCTTGGTGTGACCGTCCGCGCCGTCGACATCGAAAGTGATCCGGACCTCGAAGCGCGCTACGGCCTCAAGGTCCCGGTCTTGGTTCACGGCGATACCGAGATCTGTTGCTATCGCCTCGACGAGGGCGCCGTGCGCCGGGCTGTGGATGCTAAAAAAGCGACGCACTGA
- a CDS encoding CbbQ/NirQ/NorQ/GpvN family protein — protein MTKEPYYEPQGDEILLFESAYRNQIPVLLKGPTGCGKTRFMEHMAWRLKRPLVTVSCHDDLTASDLVGRYLITAGDTAWVDGPLARAVRIGGLCYLDEIVEARKDTTVVIHPLADDRRVLPIEKTGEVLYAPPEFALAISYNPGYQSVLKDLKQSTRQRFVALEFDYPSAELEKRIVDHESGVGDDIAGKLVRFAAMTRNLKGSGLEEGASTRLLVHAAKLMVSGISPVAACRGAIAQALTDDPEMLAAIHELSASLF, from the coding sequence GTGACGAAGGAGCCATATTACGAACCGCAAGGCGACGAGATCCTTTTGTTCGAGAGCGCCTACCGCAATCAGATCCCCGTTTTGCTGAAGGGTCCCACGGGCTGCGGGAAGACGCGCTTCATGGAACATATGGCGTGGCGCTTGAAGCGTCCGCTCGTGACCGTGTCCTGCCACGACGATCTCACGGCCTCCGACCTTGTGGGGCGTTATCTGATCACCGCCGGAGACACGGCATGGGTCGATGGCCCGCTGGCGCGGGCGGTACGTATCGGCGGGCTTTGCTATCTGGACGAAATCGTCGAGGCGCGCAAGGATACGACGGTCGTCATCCACCCCCTCGCCGATGACCGGCGGGTACTGCCCATCGAGAAGACCGGAGAGGTATTGTACGCGCCCCCCGAATTCGCCTTGGCGATCTCTTACAATCCCGGCTATCAGAGTGTGCTCAAGGACTTAAAGCAAAGCACCCGCCAGCGTTTCGTGGCACTCGAATTCGATTACCCGTCCGCCGAGCTTGAGAAACGCATAGTCGATCACGAGAGCGGGGTGGGGGACGACATCGCCGGCAAGCTCGTCAGATTTGCCGCCATGACGCGCAATCTCAAGGGCAGCGGCCTGGAGGAGGGCGCGAGCACACGCCTGCTCGTGCATGCCGCCAAGCTCATGGTGTCGGGCATAAGCCCGGTAGCCGCGTGCCGGGGCGCGATTGCCCAGGCCCTCACGGACGACCCGGAGATGCTGGCCGCCATCCATGAGCTCAGTGCGTCGCTTTTTTAG
- the gatB gene encoding Asp-tRNA(Asn)/Glu-tRNA(Gln) amidotransferase subunit GatB, with amino-acid sequence MEWETVIGLEVHAQLKTQSKIFSASPTAYGAAPNTQANVVDAAFPGVLPVLNGEAVRMAARFGVAIGATVHRRSVFARKNYFYPDLPKGYQISQYEHPIVERGRLVITTPTGEKTIGITRAHLEEDAGKSLHEDMGGFTGIDLNRAGTPLLEIVSEPDMRSAAEAVAYLKTLHTLVRYLDICDGNMQEGSFRCDANVSVRPLGQARLGTRAELKNINSFRFVERAIDYEVRRQIALISAGGEVRQETRLYDSARDETRSMRSKEEANDYRYFPDPDLPALVLTEAFLAEVKDAMPELPDAKRQRFGVQYGLSAYDAGVLTASRELAQYYEDAVAAAGVEPKLVANWVTGELAARLNEDGLDIVDSRVRAAALAGLLRRIADGTVSGKAAKDVFEAMWAGEGDADAVIAARGLRQISDDSAIEEVVRQVIAANPKQLAQYRAGEEKVFTFFVGQTMKASRGKANPAKVNEILKRLLAS; translated from the coding sequence ATGGAGTGGGAGACGGTCATCGGCCTCGAGGTGCATGCCCAGCTGAAGACGCAGAGCAAGATCTTTTCGGCATCGCCGACCGCTTATGGCGCCGCGCCCAATACGCAGGCCAACGTCGTGGATGCGGCGTTCCCCGGGGTCCTGCCGGTCTTGAACGGCGAGGCGGTGCGCATGGCCGCCCGGTTTGGGGTTGCCATCGGCGCGACCGTGCACAGGCGTTCGGTGTTCGCGCGCAAGAACTACTTCTATCCGGATCTGCCCAAGGGCTACCAGATCAGCCAGTACGAACACCCGATCGTCGAACGCGGGCGGCTTGTGATCACGACACCGACCGGCGAGAAGACCATCGGCATCACCCGCGCCCACCTCGAGGAGGATGCCGGCAAGTCATTGCACGAGGACATGGGCGGCTTTACCGGTATCGACCTCAATCGCGCCGGTACCCCGCTTCTGGAGATCGTCTCCGAGCCGGATATGCGCTCGGCGGCCGAGGCGGTGGCCTACCTGAAGACCCTGCACACCCTGGTCCGCTATCTCGATATCTGCGATGGCAACATGCAGGAGGGCTCGTTCCGCTGCGATGCGAATGTGTCGGTCCGCCCCTTGGGGCAGGCGCGGCTTGGGACGCGTGCCGAACTGAAGAACATCAACTCCTTCCGCTTCGTGGAGCGCGCCATCGACTACGAGGTACGCCGCCAGATCGCCCTGATCTCCGCCGGTGGCGAAGTGCGCCAGGAGACCCGCCTCTATGACTCGGCGCGCGACGAGACGCGTTCGATGCGCAGCAAGGAAGAGGCCAACGATTACCGATACTTCCCCGATCCGGACCTACCGGCGCTAGTGTTGACCGAGGCCTTTCTGGCCGAGGTGAAAGACGCCATGCCCGAGCTGCCGGACGCCAAGCGGCAGCGGTTCGGCGTCCAGTACGGTCTGTCCGCTTATGACGCCGGGGTCCTGACGGCAAGTCGGGAACTCGCGCAGTATTACGAGGACGCGGTGGCGGCGGCTGGGGTCGAGCCCAAACTCGTCGCCAACTGGGTAACCGGCGAACTCGCCGCGCGCCTCAATGAGGATGGGCTCGATATCGTCGATTCCCGGGTCAGGGCCGCGGCCCTGGCGGGTCTCTTGCGCCGTATCGCCGACGGCACGGTGTCGGGGAAGGCGGCGAAAGACGTCTTCGAGGCCATGTGGGCGGGCGAAGGCGATGCCGATGCCGTCATCGCCGCGCGCGGCCTGCGCCAGATCTCGGATGACTCTGCGATCGAGGAGGTCGTAAGGCAGGTCATCGCGGCCAACCCGAAACAATTGGCCCAATATCGGGCCGGCGAGGAGAAGGTGTTCACCTTTTTCGTGGGGCAGACCATGAAGGCCAGTCGCGGCAAGGCCAACCCCGCCAAGGTCAACGAGATTCTCAAGCGGCTCCTGGCGTCCTAG